The stretch of DNA TTTATAAAGACTTTCGTTTTTGCTTTTATTCTTGCCACCATTCCTTCTTTTCATGGTTATTATATGAAAGGCGGCGCTCTTGAGGTTGGAAAGGCGAGTACAACAGCTTTTGTTTGGACATCAGTTGTAATTATACTGTTAAATTATATATTAACCGATATGATGCTAGGCCAATGATAGAAGTAAAAGATTTACATAAATCGTTTAGTGGTGTTGAAGTTTTAAAGGGCATTAGCACAAGCTTTGACAAAGGAAAAACGAATCTTATTATTGGGCAAAGTGGTTCTGGAAAAACTGTTTTCCTTAAATGTTTGCTAGGGTTGTTTGATTATGAAGAAGGTTCTATCTCGTATGATGGAAAAATATTTTCACAATTAACAGAAGATGAAAAACGGAATCTACGTGCTAAAATTGGTATGGTATTCCAAGGAAGTGCTTTATTTGATTCTATGACCATTGCAGAGAATGTTATGTTTCCTTTGCAAATGTTCACGAATCAAGATAAAAGTGAAATGGAAGACCGTGTCAACTTTGTTTTAAAGCGTGTGAATTTAGACGATGCCCATAATAAAATGCCTAGTGAAGCCTCTGGAGGGATGCAAAAACGTGTTGCTATTGCCAGAGCCATAGTAAATAATCCGAAATACTTATTTTGTGATGAACCTAATTCGGGACTTGATCCTAAAACGGCCATCGTTATAGACAATCTTATCCAAGAGATTACCGATGAATACCAAATTACAACTGTCATTAATTCACATGACATGAATTCCGTTATGGAGATTGGTGAGAAAATTGTGTTTTTAAAAAATGGACTAAAAGCTTGGGAAGGCTCTAATCAAACCATTTTTAAAACTGACAATGAAGTGGTTACAGACTTTGTATATTCTTCAAATTTATTTAAGAAAGTTCGTAAAATGTACTTAGAGGAAAATAAATAATTGTTTTCTTCTTTA from Flavivirga spongiicola encodes:
- a CDS encoding ABC transporter ATP-binding protein, with amino-acid sequence MIEVKDLHKSFSGVEVLKGISTSFDKGKTNLIIGQSGSGKTVFLKCLLGLFDYEEGSISYDGKIFSQLTEDEKRNLRAKIGMVFQGSALFDSMTIAENVMFPLQMFTNQDKSEMEDRVNFVLKRVNLDDAHNKMPSEASGGMQKRVAIARAIVNNPKYLFCDEPNSGLDPKTAIVIDNLIQEITDEYQITTVINSHDMNSVMEIGEKIVFLKNGLKAWEGSNQTIFKTDNEVVTDFVYSSNLFKKVRKMYLEENK